The Astyanax mexicanus isolate ESR-SI-001 chromosome 6, AstMex3_surface, whole genome shotgun sequence region TTTTTTGATTGAAATACCCTGACCTACTGAAAAATGATTAGATTTAGAACTCAAAAAGTTACCGTAGGCCATTTTTACAGCACAAAAGTCCCGAGGTCCTGTTTCATTTCATTAACGTTTATTcaccctgtttttgttttcagcatGCTTGCTCCCACAGGCCAGAAACTAGGATTAAACTCAAGAGGACACTTTTGCAGCTCTTGCTGCTATTGTACaactaaattataataattaagcatttattaaaaACCGCGTGGGCAAAGTgcagaaaaaaggacaaaataaaaaataaatgcatttctgTATTTTGATTCACtattagaataaaataagtaataatagaATGGTTGCAGAATTTCAAACTACGTGAGACAAAACCTGTCCCGTGCATATGCATAAAATTGAAAGGaagtagaaaaataaaaagctgAATTCACTCTACATTTCTCTGCAAAGTATGAATgcaagaaaaacacaaacaaatgcgTCTTCAACTCTATGtcatatgtttttaataaaaaaaagatagcattaaaaaaaattaccgCTCTGAAAACAGTCAGTCAGTCGGTGAAAGTGTATTTATTTGAACAGGTTTAATGAAGAGAAGTATAAGGAGCGATGTAAACACTCTTGACTCTGCGTGCTCCTGTTGGTGCGACTGGACTTTTAATAAGTTAAAACTGACACTGATGTAACACAAAGAGAAAAACACGTGCTGCTGTGTACTTCTGTAGCTGTGCTTCGGGTTCTCCTCAACATTTTGACTCCACAGTTGTCCTGCAGTGCAGTTTTAAAGGCTGAGTGGCGGGACAGGGCAGGGCTTCTCCGGGAGCAGGAGAAGGAGCAAGGCTGagcggagaggagaggagagcgcTGCACTGCAAGCATAAGAttgagagagggggggagagagagagagagagagagagagagagcgagagcgctgCACCTAACAGAGCACATGAGCTGAGCGAGGAGGAGCTTTGCTTTTTTTtcgcttttacttttttttctgcagcTCCAGCTCGACGCCAATCAAAGCATCAACTCCAAAATTGTACGTGAGAGAAACGAGCCCGGGCACCCGGAGGGCCAGACACATCAGTTGGAGCTCGATTGCCCATCTGATCACATCCTGACTGGGACTTTGGTGCAAGGAACGAGAGAGAACGATAGAGGAGAAAAGCTGGAGGTTTAAAGGCGAGCTGCAGCCCTTGGTTGTTGCACTTTTTTGTGACTTtctcggagtgtgtgtgtgattgtgtgagagtGTATTTTTTGGAGGGGGAGTTGTTGGTGCTTTTCTGGGGGGTTCTTGGTTCCCACGTTGGCCGCAAGGATGTCTTTCCCCCAGCTGGGCTACCCGCAGTACCTGAGTGCCTCCCAGGCCGTCTACGGAGCTGAGAGGGCGGCCGTGCTTGCTCCGTCCTCCCGTGGAGGGAGCGGGGAGGCGGGCGCAGGCGCTCCCGTGGCCTCGGTACTGGGTGTCTACGCGCACCCGTACGCGCACGCTAACTACGGAGCCTTCCTGCCGTACGCCAGCGCGGACCTGGCTCTCTTCTCTCAAATggtaagagaaataaaaaagatgtgtcttttttattctatttgaATTTAAGAATCATTGCGGGCTTGTGTGTTTTCCGCGCTCTGTTTTCTGAACGCTCATgtttattgtattaaaaaaagttaaaatagtaaagtaaaaaacagaaaaatagctaaataaaataaaaaaaaaatcaacaaaaacgtAGGTATCTTTATTTAAGAACAAAcctttttcctaaaaaaataataaatagctGTTTTTCCTAGGTGTgcgtttaaatgtgttttactttTCGGAATGCCGTTTCTTTCTTTTGTaaagtaaatgaataataaaaaaatgcatttgacgttacatttttactgttaaaattaacattgatgCAATAATTTTCTTAAAGTGAATATTTCAGttataatgtttttgtttgtttgttttgttttgttaaaaaaaattgaaccAAGTGAACTCGGGCTAGTCGGAGAAAGTGTTCATTCGAGTGTGTGTTGGCTATAAAAGGCTTAAAGGAGTCACAGGAGTATTAAATGGAAGTTACACTATATAAACTGTAGTTCATTCGTctaatttattagtttttattatgAAACCTGTCGGTTTTCCAGTTACTGAGAATACTGAGAATAACTGTTGTTGATAATGGTTAACATGTAGAAGTGTCATTTTAAAAAATcgcatttaatttaaatgttttcaaGTGATTGTAGTTACGATTGTATAATCATTTAATAAACCATAAACGCTGAATAGTACAAtgcgtttaaaaaaataaaactggaaGAACGCGATTGTTTTGCGTTAATTTAATtacaaattctttaaaaaaatattcgttGATCAGCTCCTGTTCGTGATTGAGTGTTTTTCATTgtagacatattttttttttctgcgatCAGCAATGTTTAATCGCTTGAATTCGTTTTAAATCTTTGAGCCTTTTTAAAAGTTAGAAATTAAATCAGGGCGGTGCTGGAAGCTTGTAGGCCTGAAGAGAGTTTGATCTGCCCGATGGCTAACGCTTATAATAATCATACAATTCTTGTAGTACTTTAAGTATTCTACTTATTATTTTGCTAATGTGTTTTTAGCAATTAATTTCCAAGTCCATATATTGCTTTCTGATACCACAGTCAGAGATTTAAATTATTGCATTtttcaaaacaaaacagcaaaTAGTGGACGTGCATTGTACACAGCTTCTGATCGTTTTGAAGGGATTGATGGAACAGAGACAGTGATGGGTTCGAGTCGATATGTTGCACATGTGACTAGTTTTGCAAGTGAACTCAAGGTCAAGTGTTTGTGGGTTGTGGTTTAGTTGGCAAATGTGCATTGTTACAAAAATACTATTTTAACCTTAAGAAAATCAATCTGatttaatttactattttaaATTCAATTTCCAATATTAAGTACCACCAGAACAAACCAAGCTAATTCACATTGAACGTAAAAGGCTGTTCGGTAAATTATACTGTAGATACTTATCACAGTGTGCGTTAAAGTTGGTGTACAGATGGTGCTTGAAGCAAGTTAAAGACATTTCTTACTGTATCTCCATTAGTGACACCAACCCAAAGCACAGATGAGAATGAAATTTAGACAACATTGGGGAGTGCTCATTTATGGGAGATATGGCCACTAATATTAGAAAGTGATTACAATGtgaacattttactttttatattgaGTTTCATACTTGTGAATTTTGACCGTTTTTATAATCTGTTTTAGGGGTCTCAGTATGAACTAAAGGACAGTCCTGGTGTGCACCCTGCTAGCTTTGCTGCCCATACATCTCCTGCCTTTTATCCTTATGGCCAGTTTCAGTATGGTGACCCCGCCAGGCCCAAGAACGCCACACGGGAGAGTACAAGCACGCTGAAGGCCTGGCTGAATGAGCACAGGAAGAACCCCTATCCCACCAAAGGTGAGAAGATCATGCTGGCTATCATCACCAAGATGACCCTCACCCAGGTCTCCACGTGGTTCGCCAATGCCAGGAGGAGACTcaagaaggaaaacaaggttaCATGGGGCGCCAGGAGCAAAGAGGACGAGGAGGGCAATATATTTGGCAGCGACAATGAGGGGGAGCACGAAAAGAACGAAGATGAAGAGGAGATCGACCTGGAGAGCATAGACATCGACAAGATCGACGAGAATGATGAGGGGGAACAGAGCCATGACGATGAGGATGAGCAGGTGGACAAGGCCGAGAGAAAGAGGAGGGTTCTAGTCTTTGACCAGTCCAAAGGAGCGCGCCCGGAGctaaacaataacaacaatgatgacaacaacaacagcagtagcagcagcagtagtagcagtaatagcacCAGGGTATCCTCTCCTGGAGGACAGGGCAGTTTCCAACTTCAAGTAGGCAACAAACCCAAAATCTGGTCTTTAGCAGAGACTGCCACGAGTCCGGACAGCTCTAGGAAGCCTGCGTCACCGTGTGGGCCAACCAATCAGGTGTCACCCCAGATGCAGCACCCTGCCTTTCTCTCCAGCCACGGACTATACACGTGCCAGATTGGGAAGTTTCACAACTGGACAAACGGAGGGTTCCTGGGACAGAATGCTCTCCTGAATGTCAGGTCCTTTTTAGGGGTCAGTCAGCACCATCACAACCACCacggtcagcagcagcagcagcagcaccaagTGACTGCGCTGGACGAAGAAAAGAGTCCAGAGGACCTCAGTCCAAAACACATAGGTATGCACAGTGCAAAAAATCCACAGTAATCGTGTTTTTTTGTATAAACATTCACGaaacctttaataataataataataataataataataataataataataataataataataataataataataaaaaaaaaaacttaaggtgCAACCAAATGCTCACAGGCGTGCAAGGTGGTATGAATAAGCGAAACACCATCTCATAATtttacaacaacaacagcaaatataataataataataataataataataataataataataataataataataataataataataataaaaaggaagaattttatttttagtagtagaagtaatagcagtggtagtagtagtagtactattgCTGTTGTAATTTGATTAAGACAGAATACATAAAAGTAAAAACTGTGAGTTTAATTCTACTTTAATAGATTCAgtttaactgaaaaaaatatatatttatatgttcaagtatttatatattcatgtatttatttgtttttattttcttgtgtAGATCGAGGAATCGTTCTTCGAAACGAATCACCAACGCAACACACCAACAGTTTGAAATCATCGTTTCGCCCACTTCATGACAGGTAAATACAACGTATTTAAATGGTTTGGTTTTgttataacataataataataataataataataataataataataataataataataacaataataataataataataataataataataataatattattattattattattattattattattattgttattattattattattattattattattatgcgtATAATGCTGCTGTTGTTATATAAtgtgatattttttaatataaatgtattgatGTATTGCCGTTAGTGCATGCGCAGATTGGTAATAGATAAAATACACACCACAGGGTGAAGTCACTTCTGAAAAGGGAGAAAATAGTAGAAACCCCTGGTTGTGCTTTTTCTAGTGATAAAGGGCCCCGATGCCCCCTGTAAATACCCCGCCCCCTCCCAAAGGAgaggcactgctgtgctgtgtgtgCCTTTCCTAAAGACCCCGGGGGCAGAAGCGAGCCCCGTGGGGGGCAGTTTAGCACAGAGTTGCCCCCCTTTAAATTGACATGGGAGTTTCAACGGGCTCAGTGCCTGAGCAGCTCAGCTCAGCGTTGCAATGTTCTGTAATATAGTTgggtatttttaattttagattcaaattatattatattatactatattaatgCAGTCATAGTATTTGTCAATAATCGTATGTTTAGAGTTTAAGCCACtgacagtaaaaatatatattttttactcagtatcttgctctctctctccctctctttccagcCCCAGGAGGAATCCGCAGGAAGtctccctctcgctctcctcTGCTTGATCAAGACATTTTTACTAGAAaatgacaaaacaaacaaacagagactGATTTCACTTATAAAATCACTATAAAAATAAGCCCGTTCAGTTTGATTAAGaccaaatggatggatggatgggtggatggatggattgatggattttgtTGATGTTGTACATAAAGGCCCCTGAGACCCCACCCCCACTGCCCCTGGGACTGTTGGTAGGCTTTCCATCGTTTTTCTGTCTCGGTGGGGTTTTGATTTTTCTGTAAATACAGTGACTCAGATTTGTAAATAGTGACTCAACGGAGTTTGTCCAGATCATATATTTTGTCTAATAAACTAAAGAAATTATAGATACATCCAAAATGATTTAAAGTTCTTTTACTTGTGTTTGAGTGACCAcgtgtttttgttattattattattattattattattattattattattattattattattattattattattaaaacactaGTAGCGTTATAATGTTTGGCAACAAACAACAtctatacatacatttattttggaTAAACAAGctattttttgttcaaaattcgATTCCTAATTATTCTAGTTTCCTCGGTTAAACGGGGGTGGCGTGgaaaaacagagggaaaaaagagCATTGAGGTGCTAATAAGAGGCCAGATGGTTGTTGGCTCCAGAAAAATGGATGGAAGCAGCTGGGAAGGTCATTAAGCAATAATGTGGTAACGCCCTGTCCAAGCAAAACCAAAATGGTTCGAATCTAAAATGTGTCCGAGAGAAAAACTGGATtggataataaattattaattggtGGAGGTGATGCTCTGAAATGGCACTGAGTGGATAGGCGGTGCATTTCAGACTGTGTGTGGCCCTCAGCATTTCTAAACCTAGTCAACACGCGCAGCTCTCCCATaactacaaaatatatatatatatatatatatatatatatatatatatatatatatatatatatatatatatatatatatatatatatatatattaccgcTTTTATATTTTGCCAAATTCTAGTAGCAAAAAGATTATTTCAGATaagtgtttaatatttatttgttaaaaatatgttaaacatgTAATTTGTGATTGTATAAGAAGGTAAATAGATACAGATAAAACTGCACAGCAACGTCAGCAACAAATAAGAATATTTGTGTGCTTACAgtaaaaaagaatgaatgaatgaatacataaaaaaataaacgaaaGAAAAACTGCGaaattaatgaatatatatttttcagactTGTGcttttaattacttatttatgtacatttttgtttatttatctagTAATCAAGTTCGCTTGCCGCACACAAGTATTGCCTCtacttttctatttatttattcttttacctttttcacttgaatctggcagttgttcctattttttttttttaaatcagttagaCCAAtggaaatggcaaaaaaaaaataacctgaaatggaACATTTAAGATT contains the following coding sequences:
- the irx1a gene encoding iroquois-class homeodomain protein IRX-1a, producing the protein MSFPQLGYPQYLSASQAVYGAERAAVLAPSSRGGSGEAGAGAPVASVLGVYAHPYAHANYGAFLPYASADLALFSQMGSQYELKDSPGVHPASFAAHTSPAFYPYGQFQYGDPARPKNATRESTSTLKAWLNEHRKNPYPTKGEKIMLAIITKMTLTQVSTWFANARRRLKKENKVTWGARSKEDEEGNIFGSDNEGEHEKNEDEEEIDLESIDIDKIDENDEGEQSHDDEDEQVDKAERKRRVLVFDQSKGARPELNNNNNDDNNNSSSSSSSSSNSTRVSSPGGQGSFQLQVGNKPKIWSLAETATSPDSSRKPASPCGPTNQVSPQMQHPAFLSSHGLYTCQIGKFHNWTNGGFLGQNALLNVRSFLGVSQHHHNHHGQQQQQQHQVTALDEEKSPEDLSPKHIDRGIVLRNESPTQHTNSLKSSFRPLHDSPRRNPQEVSLSLSSA